The genomic segment aggtttttaaaaggtataaatttcaatatttttggcgggaaaattttttgattttggtgggaaattttttttttttggtgggaaaaaataatttttccgggaaaaattttcgattttggcgggaaatttttttggcgggaaaatattttcgattttgatgactgtacattcttgcagTACATTCAACACTGCCATTGAAGTAATTCCCATCAAGCATCAGACTTTGAAGCAACACCAATCTTGATAAATCAGGAGGGACAGAACCAAACAGATAATTCGAACTCAAATCCAAGTACTCTAGAGAATTCAACCGATGGATCTTCCCTGGTAACTCACCAAAGATACCTAGAGACACTAAGCTAAGAACCCTTAAGCTTGTAAGCCTTATCAACGTGGTAACAAAAGAATCAATTAAGAAAGCTTGAGAGAGAGTGTGATTTGGAAGTGAAGACCCATCAAACATACCAAAtgtgattttttctttcctttctatattctaaaatcaccaaaaatttaataatcaaatctcaccGAATTCTAAAACCCAAATCTCAAAATTCtgtcaaaatatcaaaatctcctaaaattacactcaaatctctcaaaatcctgaaatattaaaatctcagTAAATCccctaaaatatcaaattcaatacaccccctaagttaaatcaatttgattttatgtcaaatattctaatattagtagtgttggtaaataattaaataatgatTTAACCTGTGTTAACAccaatttaataatatttaattaataccaacatgtcctctttataactcatctactatataaccacattatatagtattttagactttttaattttacatattcattataattaaaaaaattattaagtttatatatgttaattataatttttaaataaaagtcaatcgaagttttttttaacgttaagaatcaaaactcaaaagttttggaaaacaaaatagaatcaaattgttgttttctttgtttgcgaaGGATTCAGAATTTCAGATATAGAAAATATCTTCAACACACAACATAATGTgtgattaaatatatgatagtttctatttctataTTGActgctgttatttttttagttggaataaaatgaaagatatttagaaaacaaaatgagaatttgttaaaaataccccttttgatataccccttttcaaaaataccttcttttctagtaatttttatttttgccctgttttaatttttaatgaccattttacccttaaatgaaaaatattttattcaataaaaaaaacaaaatttttctgccaaaaaattttcgaaaaaattttcccgccaaaaatatttttttgtccaaaaattttgataaaaattttcgacaaaaaatttcccgccaaaaattttcccgccaaaaaaaatttacaaggtttttaaaaggttttataaggtagaagaaaccttataaaaaccttataaacaccttttaaacgcttttacaaatttttaaaagagttttaaaaggttttaataggtttttaaaaggttttttaaacatctcgtaaacgcttttacaagatttttaaaaggttttcaaaatgtttttaaaaaggtttttaaacaccttgtaaatgctttgtaaacgtttttaaaatgtttttaaacaccttgtaaacgcttttaaaggtgtttaaaaactttgtaaaagcttttaaaaggtttttaaacaccttgtaaacgcttttaaaaggtttttaaacaccttgtaaacacttttacaaggtgtttaaaaggatttacaatatttttataaggtataaatttcaatttttttgacgggaaaatttttcgattttggcggaaatttttttttttggcgggaaaattttttttttttgacgagaaaatttttgattttggcggaaaaaaaaaatttttggcgggaaaaatttttatttttggcaggaaaattttttttgattttggtgactatacattcttgttgtcatttaaagaaagggtaatttggtcattttgttcaaaaagaggggtagttttaaaaatggtcaacatggaagggtatttttaaaaagggaattgaaaaaaaaaggtatttttgagaatgccccttcGGATTTAAGCGTTGTGGCGGCTCTGCGGAGAGATGTCcattttgtaacattttagtGCGTTTCTACCAGAACTGACCAGAGCAGTTGATAgggtttatgaaaaaaaaaaatagatgagcTATAATGCATATGCATGCTAACataacttttttattgattaaatgCTCACatgaattattaaataaaatatataaatgaataaaaaaacaattcaaaagagtTGGTTAAATTACACTGCTCTTcgaatataataaaatggatTTGCTCTTCAGGTTTAATAATATGGATTATAGACGGATTAATTTGCCTTCAGTGAAACCGAATGAGAAGCTAGAGTCTCTTCAAGGTTGATAGAACCGGATATGGTTCTATCAAGGAACAATCAGAAATTAGATGAGAATAGAAGAAAGAGATAAGGATTAGAAGAACAGAGTTGAATTAGAATAgaagagaggaaggagagagacgagaagagaattgttgttttgattgatcttttcttttttgataatcGTTTACAGGGTAAAGAGCAAAGCTAAAATACAAGCAAACAAGTAGCTAACTGGGCTTTTACGATAACACAATAATAAGGCCCAACCAATATGGAAGTAGCATGCTAGTAAGTTGACACCGCTTAGGACACATGCTACTTCCATATACCCTGAAATTTCAATCTCTATAATTTTGGTAAAATTAGGTAACTCAGCCTTTGATCTGGATTCCGTTGAACTTTGCACATAACAAGGTTGCCTGAACATGAGATTAATGTTTTGCAGCAACAATGGCTATTAGTTTTGTGTCGTTAGGGTTTGAGTACCTTTTGTTTTTCGGGTAGGAAGCGTAAGATGATACGAAGGTGGAGttgtcatgactcatgagtgtAGATGGGATTGTAGAGGGCTTGGGCAAAGTAGAGGGCTTGGGTGATCGGATTGTCTGGACTGGTCCGGTTTCATAACATGTGCATCTGAAACCGAAGCAAAAAGAATAAGTAGCAGAACAGAAACTACTTCTTTCATTTGTTTGACGATCTCAAAAACTAGAAAAGTTAAGTAATTTGCTCTATGTATTTTTCGTGATTTTGACTTATATAGGAAAAGATTCTGGAAAGAAAGTACGTAAAACGTAAAGTTGAAATCAATTCCTATAATGCAACATTtagatcatatatattgtacatgCATTGTTGTTAATAGATCAACAAAACTATGTAAATTCTTCTATTTATGTCTTCTCTTTGTGAGTTTCATCTCCTTACTCAACCTATCATTGCCTTCTTCAGTGTCACGTTCATCTCCGTGTCGTTTTTAGCCTTCACCATAACCATGAAGACTTCTCCTATGTATCTTCTCACTGCCATGGCGACTATGctctctcttctccctcttgGGACTTTTAAGTAGATCACCCTCAAACACCATTCCGTAGTCTTTAGCAACATGATCTGCCGACCCTTTACCATGTTGTTGGGAGTCTTTCCGCTGGAACTGCCGCCAAATTTCAAATACACTCTGACTGAAATCTACACGTATTCTTCTATCATCGATCAAAGCACCGGCCATCTTTAAAACCGCTTGTTCGCATGCTTCCTTAGTCTCAAACTTTATAAAAGCATAGCACAAGCTATTACCCGTCTTGGAATCTCGGATGACATCAGCCGATATGACCGTTCCAAAGCGTGAAAAAATGGTGTGGAGGTCCTCACCCTCAGTTACAGGATTCAGATCACAGACAAACAACACATTGTCAGGAGGTTTTACCTCAGCCTCAGGGATATCTCCTATACATTCAAGTATAACGGCACTAGAATGTGCAGCCTTTTCGCGGATAACATCGACCAGTTCCTGTGGACAAAGTTTTTCATCCAAAGGAACCCAACCAGCTTCAAGTCTTACATGTTTGACACCTTCAAGGGGAGCATCTGCTATCATCTTACTTAGCTGTGGAGGATCTTCAAATGGATCTTCAAATATATGTATGTCTGTGAttacaatattaataaatgGTCTGTTTTCTGCATCGACGTAAGCTTCATTTATCTTAGTCAAAGTGTCAAGCCCATCAGCGATTTGCCCAAACACGGTGTGTTTTCCATCAAGATAGTCCAAATCGTCACGAAGTGTGATATAGAACTGGGAGGCATTGAGATTTTCACCAGCACTGGCCATTGCAACGGTGCCAGTCTTCGAGTGTTTTAATTCGGGATGGATCTCATGGCCGAAAAAACGAACATGCTCACCGTGAAGGAATTTGTATATTGAATCTCCACCAGTTCCTGTGCCGGTTGGATCGCCTGTCTGTGCAATGAAACCCTTTTGCACATTGTGAAAGACGCACCCTTTGTAGTAATTGCACTTGCAGAGCTTGAGGAAATTCTTGCAGGTCAGAGGACATGTGTCTGTGTAAAGATCAATCACTATATCCCCAAGGCTCGTCCCAATAAAAACTGACATGTTCGAGTTCGACAACCTCGAATGGAGCCGATCGAGAGAGAAGAGTCAAGAGATGGAGGAGGGTGACAATAGATCCGTAAGGAATCAGAGATTTATTATTCACCTATTCTCTGATTTTTGCTAATAGGGTTATGTtttggggcattctcaaaaatgcccctttttccatacccctttttaaaaataccccttcatgttgattatttttaaaactacccctctttatatacaaaatgaccaaattacccttttttagTGACAGTAAGAATGTacaatcatcaaaatcgaaaatattttcccaccaaaaaaatttcccgccaaatttttttttcccgccaaaatcaaaaaattttcccgaaaaaattattttttcccgccaaaaaaaaaaattttcccgccaaaatcaaaaatttttcCTGTCaaattattgaaatttataccttttaaaaacattgtaaacgcttttaaaaaacttttaaaaacgtttacaaggtttttaaaaagtttttaaacacattgtaaacgcttttaaaaaccttgtaaatgcttttaaaaagcttgtaaatgcttttaaaatgtttttaaacaccttataaatgcttttaaaaactttttaaatgttttaaaagcatttacaaggtgtttaaaaaccttttaaaaatcttataaaaacttttacaagatttttaaaatcattgtaaaagcgtttaaaaggtgtttaaaaaccttttaaaaatctttttaaaaaccatttgaaaaccttttaaaaaccttttaaaaaccttttaaaaccttttaaaaaccttttaaaaatcttgtaaaagcgtttacaagttgttta from the Camelina sativa cultivar DH55 chromosome 12, Cs, whole genome shotgun sequence genome contains:
- the LOC104733449 gene encoding peptidyl-prolyl cis-trans isomerase CYP59-like: MSVFIGTSLGDIVIDLYTDTCPLTCKNFLKLCKCNYYKGCVFHNVQKGFIAQTGDPTGTGTGGDSIYKFLHGEHVRFFGHEIHPELKHSKTGTVAMASAGENLNASQFYITLRDDLDYLDGKHTVFGQIADGLDTLTKINEAYVDAENRPFINIVITDIHIFEDPFEDPPQLSKMIADAPLEGVKHVRLEAGWVPLDEKLCPQELVDVIREKAAHSSAVILECIGDIPEAEVKPPDNVLFVCDLNPVTEGEDLHTIFSRFGTVISADVIRDSKTGNSLCYAFIKFETKEACEQAVLKMAGALIDDRRIRVDFSQSVFEIWRQFQRKDSQQHGKGSADHVAKDYGMVFEGDLLKSPKREKREHSRHGSEKIHRRSLHGYGEG